The window AGGGGCTTTGGgaaatggagcccgacatgggaaggtcaTTTTATTGTTAGTCAAGTATTAGACAAGGAAGGATATTACTTGGCTGATCTTGAAGGAAATTGGCAGAAACTTCCCATCAATGTCAAATTCTTAAAAAGGTATTGccctacattatgggatgttagggattgttatattgaagaagATGAGAAATAAAGCAGGTGTTGGAATGCAGTGTATTCATTAACCATTCAAGAAGACAGAAAGATAAAAGTTGTTAAAATGATGCTTCATTCATTTCGACAAGTTGATAAAATTACATCGGAGCAAGTCTCAATGTGTCATGTTTCTTTCCTTCTACATTGTGTTGGTATCTCGACTAGTTTCTGGTATCTTCATGACAAAACCTGGTCAGGCAGGTGATCGGGTTGTGTGGCCAAGATGAGCTTGGTAGAGGACCCTCGATAAGGATCATCATTGGATATGATGGTGAAGCCCGACTTATCAAAGCAACGAGTAAGAGGGCAAACCCTCAGGAGAAAACCGcctgaccaaaggtgttggggATAGCGGGGTGtctgaccaaaggtgttggagatagtaaatatttgatgaaaatcctttttCTCACAAAAAATGGAGTTTTAGGAAACTGCAATTGAATCCAGAGGAACCCATTTTCCAGGTTTAGAAGAAGACTAAGAAGGCAGAAACGTCGGAGGGTGATAAAAGAGAAGGTTGAAAATCATCTGTTGGCTGGACAGGAGAAGTTTTGAGCTGGAATTTATAGGAACCTCAGAGGATAGCTCAAAGGTCATGAGAAGAGCAAGAGATGCAAGATCACATTCATCCCATctggaaaacacaagttccgaGATCAGGTATACAGGCATGTggctattcaatcaatattggcgcctAGAATTCCAGCCTGAAtattaattgaagggggcactgtttgggataaaacttgaactttgggttaAGAAGAGGTTAGCCCAAAAGAAAGCCCAAAAGGAGGTTCAGAAGAAGGAAAAGTCCAAGGTCCAACCGAAGTCCAGAAGCAAAAAAGGGCTTGTTTCCCGACCAGGTGCAGCTCATTTAAACTACCTGCTCACCTACCTAGGGGTCAAGTGatgtagaccagccagctaatcagcccaaaagtactttacaatggcagtacaagtaaaaagttgatgagtcATTACCCTTCAGATACATTCGGGCAAAATCAACACTGCAGACAGCCAAGCCAAATCGTTTAtaaaatgaggaagaaaaatcagagacaaggacactcaatcaaccaaacaaatacaagcacaaactctgctcaaaccagatttgccttcacgaagctgtagtcagcccccaATCTTCATCCCTTTTGGGATCAACCTTCACCAGAAatcctttgtaaaagctctgctaccttgtttaaatcttgttgtagtatcgatcacCTCATATAGATTCATCTTTCAATCTCCCTTTCTAGCATTCGAACActttgtaaatcacaaagaggggaagttgcaagatgatcagccttgcccgacaaggtgaaaccttgcccgacctcctTTGTTGTTGTCTTTCATTCATAGACCTAGTACTATGATGTATGTTTTCATCTGCATCCAAGTTATTGCTAGCcagtttatgattaaaagacttCTAAGTTCTAATCATTCGGGCAAACAAGATTGACCACTtaaaagtccttgatctcaaggcataaaaagaactttatgtgaacttaacccatccacgacaatctttGATCATCAGAAGtctgaagttacttggggcgcaagtaattggCTTATTCTCTAGTTTTACTTCTGTTATATCATAATTCCCACAGAATGCTTGAGTATAGAATTAActttgataggaagcctcaaggcctatacctaaggcctgacaaaggcacctatttgacTTCATTCTGCTCTGCGGGCTCGGGTAATTAACGTATAACGGGAGTGATACGTACGCAATAATGAAACAACCAAGATGTGTTCAAGTATTCGGTTAGTTTTGACGGGAAGCCTCAAGACCTACACCTAAgtccccacaaaggcacctttcataacTAACTGGGTCGCtcgggcatatatatatatatatatatatatatatatacaccataAAACTTAACATCGgttttacatctgtcatgctaaagacgacagtggcacgcctgaattcttaaagttaattttgattgtgagcctcaaagcctacacctaaggccccacaaaggcacatttcagaattaactttgtccttctcttacagcccgccaataagcagaagcccgacagacgATATCAACCGGcaccaacctctcggggagctgtgtgctcgttagCCAGAGAACCTCCTCACTGGATATTCCTCTAGACGAACACCCCTTCCACGAATTGGATACAGAATGATGTCTATGCTTCTATATCACTCATCACGTGACGTCGGAACACAAGTAAGTTTTTTACCGTTCTAGGACGCTAGGACCACTAAGATAGAAACCTAGATGAAGGGGGCCAATTGCTCAATAATCGATTGCTTTGACAGTATTAATTAGAACACAGATccgtaaaaagaaaaaaaggattcAGCCAACTTTGTGAGGTCAGAGGTGGCTGTGATTGTGTGAAGTGCGACCTCAAACTTCCATGACTTTTTGGGGTGCTTCACTGCTGGACCACGTGCGCTTACAATTCCACACATTTTTTTATCCCCGAAATTTCCCGTTGCACCAAAGACCACTAACTTTACACGGTTCACGCTCCAACCAGTGTAGACATGTGGCAGCTTGTGattgatttcttgtttttccATGAAGTCAATCTCAGATTAACCTTCTTGGGTTTTTCATAACCCTGTCAAGTTCAATTGTTTCTGAAGTTTGTATGCAAAGAAAGCATGAAGCAATTCAAGATCGTTAGAACTGAAAGAATGAAAATGTAACATCAAAAGAAGCTGAAGGTTACTGTTATTCTTGTAGCACAAGACATCCTTTAATCACATTTCCAACTTTAACGAATACGGCTATACAATCACTCTCCTTTCTTCCCAGACATTTCTTTTACTTCTCTCTCTGGCTGGTCCTCTACAATTAAGTTGTATTCATGGCTCAAACAAAAAGGACAAAGAATAAGACCTCCAATGGAATCCTCTTGAAATGGGGCAAAGCGTGGAGATCCACCGTTTGGCAGTTCCTCACTTCACTTGACAACGGCATTAACAGGCGTCTCTGGAATCAGAACCTCCTACCAATTTTGGCAAATCTTCGGGCTACTCCGAATATGACTGCCTTTGTTAAGAGCCCTCGGTCAAGACTACAGGCAAGGGCAATAGCCCCACCGACAACTAGAAGCTTAGGTATGCTCTTCCCTTCTGGTTTGTCCGATGAATCCAACTTATCTGACTTTTCAACCACCATGGAATCGCCGGTGCTGTTTTCAACAGATCTCAAGTAGTCTGCACTGACTTTGGTGTTGATCTGAGCCATGTAAGCACACCGTGAAAGTGGGGCTTCAGAGGCTCTCTCCTTCTGATATGCACGCAAGCCAGGTTCGATCTTTTTAACAGCTCCCCACATACCTTGCCGGACTCCAAGTTTTGCAAGTTCCCAAGGGATACCCATATCTTCGTGATGATAGAGTAAAATTTCACATGCAGTAAGCTGGCCATCCCCTCTCTTTGATTCAACTGGTTCATACCCAACCAATACAAGTCTTAGTGATGGTTCCCAAGAGCACAATTAcaaaaagaaagcaatatgaACTTTCAAAGTTTGAATCAATAAAAATTAATCTGCCAATTGCACACCATAACAAAGAGATATCCCATTTTTTAATAGGTAAATAAAGAAAGATATCTTTCATTTAGGAAGATTGACAGATTTGTTTCTCATTTCAGAAAGCATTAAGATGTTATAAGACTTCCGTTACCTGCTCGAATGCACCAACTTGAATAGTACAAGTCAACACGTCTAGGTTTGTCACGCCTTGGTACAGCAGAGGAGGGTACTCCCTGAAACATGTTAAATCACACCATTAGGTTACGCATCACGAGTTAATAACCTTGAAAACAGAACCGTTCTACATGACGAGCACTACCGCTTATTTTATTCCCAAACTACGCACAATCAGCTCAAAACGAATTCTTGCAacagttacaaatatgtacaatCTGGAGAATAACTCGAAAAAACTAGTTTCATTTAGGACTCTCCACTTATTAGCACACAGAAGGAATTCAAATTACTTTAGATATGAACTCAGTACAATAAACCGACCAGTACCTTCAAATGTTCAAATCCCTAAATTATATACCAACAAAATATTTAGAGTTAGAAATTACTAAATATGCATTGACCGGAAAACTACAAATAGCTTAGCACTTCAACTATTCACAGCTACAATCTTTTAACATACTAAATATAACCAAAACTAGTGCATTAACTGTCATTATTTCACACAGGACACCCAGCCTTGtcaagaaaaataatgaaatttggACCCTAAAGGAATCCTTTTGACATTAATTTTCTTCTGCATAATAGGTTACAGCGGCTTGTATATGTGACTAGACTAGATAGTGCATTGAACTGAGAGGTTTATATAGATAGCTAGATCTTCCGGTTTACATACCTTCGTTACGCAGTAGTATGTCCGTCCTGCTTCCCAAATGCGACGACCTATCAAGTATTCTCTGTCGCTACAAAAGAATGGGAACTGTgtccaaaacaaagaaacaatttAAGTAATAAGCCAATGCAGCAACGACAACTCAAGAATCAAAGGAGACAAAGTATCATTGTTCTTACCTTGCGCACCCAGTGCACCAACATGGCTCCGGTGGTTGGACATTCTTCCAAAGTAGATGCATGTACAAGCATGTCATCCCACTTCACTCGAAACTCATCATCCCAAAAGAAATCCCTCAGTAACTCAGGTGTACAGTCCTCATATATAGTACTACTGCGGTATTGCGGAGGTCCAGTCTAGAACATATAGATGAAATCCAGTTAGTTAACCTCACCAACATAATACACGTGAGCAAAACACGGTTATGCATCTGAGAGCCACCAATATTTCTATTGAAAAAATAATCGAGGATCGAATACAACGAAATGTAAAATAGCTACCTCGGGGTCTCTTCGCCAAGCTTGATAGCGCATAGTTGGGGTAGACCGATCCATCATATGAATCCAAGCAGGCCCTCCATCTTTCTCCTCAACAAGCTGGCATATGTGCCGTAAATCCTCATTGTTCACATGACCGGAACTTTCTCTTTCAATCTTTGAGGAGCTGCCATGCCATATCATAACATTCACTAATTAAGCCAAAGACCTTAAGTCGTACAAGTTAAACTGACAAAAATCCCCAATTTAACACATTAAACACTAATCAAAGTTGCGAAATTGAACACATTAAACACCAAAACTCGAAAAATTAAAGCAAACCCAAGTTGTAAAATTAGCCAAAACACTCAAGAAAGTCAACAAACCTGAAATCAGGATTGGTGGTAGGTGGCAAAGAAAGCGCCTCTTTCGGATTCCTTTCGTCGGCAGGCCATGGAATGCAACTGGGCAGCTGAAACTTCAACGAGCTCAGCCCCGGAATCAAACCGATACACGTGGACGAACTCTGCGAGGACGACGAGGAAGAGGAggattctttttgttttgtgattgGGCTATCCAACAGCTCTCGGCCAACCAAGTTCGCCCATTTGGGCTTCCACGCCCACCCAACAAAAACACCAACAACCACAGCAATCCACAGAGGGGTTATGAACATCATCAACTCACCGAGCACCTCCACAATCGTGGGTCGTCTAAGAATTTCCAGAAAAGCCGACGCCAACGCCATCGTcgagcagaaaagaaaaaacccaaaaaaccccagAAGTTAAAAaaccgtaaaaaaaaaaagagaaaaacccTCGATTGAATCGGATACTGGTATGCAATAAGCACAGCGATTACTCAAGGGTTTCAGAGAGGAAGGAGATAAGAAGATAGCAAAACCCTGAcccaagagagagagaagggggataTTACTTATTAGATATATAAATACAgagagaaaaaaccaaaaaaaagggagaggaggaggaggaagcagaGAATGAAGGGATATAGATATGGTTTAtttgcagagagagaggaggaagaagacagaGGAAAGGTGAGAGCTTTGGATAAGATTTCTGAGATAAGCGGTATAGAGATGCTTTGGGGAGATTACCACAGGCTCGCAGAGCAGGGTCTTTGTTGTTTTCTTGTGCTGCTATTGCAAGTATTGCCCTTTGTTTTTGGCCAATGGCTTCAACTTAAGTGTTcagtttttttacttttttggttccctaattattatataatttttgataaaaaaaaaaaaaaaaagatgagaaaAAGTGAATGAGTTATTGAGTGAATGTGAATTTTCTGAGAAAATCTCAGAAATCTGTGGGTGTAGAATTTATGAATGGATCTTGGGATGATGAGTTGAATTGGTGATTTGGTCCTCTTTTTATACCATGGTAATGGTTTGGCTCTTTCTATGGTGGCCGCGTTTGCCCTTTTTCACGTTCTCTGACTTGGACTTTTATAgatttcctttttctctcttttactATGTAAAATGTTGGccaatataaaacatatgtttgatttgattggttttattctttttttcattCGTGGAAAAgtctttgagatttgaaatcaatagaagagaTCATTAAGTTTGTCTATTatcaattattttgatcattttgtAAAACAAGATAAAACGACAAAAATACCTTCAaattttgttgaattatttTGGTTCATTGTTTATTAACTTGaggatatttttgtcattttggtctttATTTAACAGATTTTTCCACCGAACaactaaaatgattgatagtGAGCAAACTCAAAAGCTACTTCTATTGATCTCAAATCTCATAaaccaaagtgaagagttatgtcaatttcaaagatcattttggctaaaaagcctaaaaGTTTTTCACTAGCtcatttttttggggggggatCAAATTCACTAACTCATatgaataatgaaaatgaaaactcGTACTTGAGTGCAAAGTAGGTGATTGCGTAATGCTCTAACTCACTTAATtatgtataaaataaaaattcaaagtgAAGTGCATGATGCTCTAATCAACTTAAGTTATatctattatattttaaatgtttaagtTGAAAATTGGTGGATAACTGTAATTTGCCACTAATTGTTTCCgttttttaaggaaaaaaaaatctactcTAGTTAGTTTAGGCCCTTATCTAAGAAATTATAGTTATTGTCTGAATATTTGATTAATAGATTCCATCTTCGATTCTATTGCGTAATAATCTTTGGTAGAAGTTCTGATTTCATTCAAAATGCTTTTCTAGATGATGATTGTATCGGTTGCTGGTTTGCTTAAGTTAATGTTTATTGAAACTCTTACTAGCTCTTACAGTGGTATTCTTTTCACTAGTAAGTGAGAAGTTCTAGTCGTAGATAATgagtttaataaaaatttagttttacaCCCCATGTAAAATATCCTtaaataacaaaatttatcattaataaaacaaaaatgatgagctattaacttaaaaaaatagtaTTTGAGGTATTATGCTttttttaaagtgttaataacaactcctttttaaaataatatcatggttatttttatttttattgttatgTGACTTTATTTTGAGTTCAtgattaattgttttttttaataaatgatattatctatattaagagGAAGAGGTCGGCTTAGTTTCACAATGacctagtaataatgtggttcaaattcacctttagcgagaattgaacctaagatctctcacttacaagtaaagaatatTATTATACCGTAATATTAAAGAGCgattaagtattttttattagtCATGAAATTCAGATTAAACATAAACAGTAGAAGTTttctcacttctcagagaagtAATACTCCAATTACTTCTACTTCTCGGAGAAGTAATACGGTACCCTAATTATTTAGGGGAAAATGCCACCGACAAGGTGACAAGGGatataaaacaatttttttaattagattaGAAACACTAATTTTCATTGTTTGGGGTTTAGTTGGGAACACTAATCATTTGTTGTGGTAGATAGAATGAGGCTAGTTTATTATTCATTTAATGAGAAGaaaattaaacatataataagaTTGTTactcaaaattaaacaaaaataaaaaaatgaaacataCAAGAGAGGTTACTGTATCAGCCGCCATATGCTAGTGGAATATAGGATGGTTCAACACCGTTGGATGTCAAATGAAGCAGCATTCCAGCATTTGACTGGTCGTGCGTGCATTCTTTCATTTATCAAATGGAGTACGCGGCTTGATGTTCCCACCACTTAAGACTAGCAATTGAGAATTGACCTGACATTTTAATTAAGATGGTCCGACGCTGAAATGAGACTTGTATAACACAATTAAAACATGACATTAATATCTCATATTAATGGTATAATAACACATATCAATGATACAatgacagttttttttttttcacttcccATTGTATTATTGACAGAAAACACGACAGTAATAATGTATCCATACTATATAAGCTTCAAtggaaaaatggttgagaaatttcTCCAAAGCCTCCAAGGTCATAAAAGTACTAGGGCTACGTGAAGTGAAATGAAGGTTAAGATGGTCAAATTCATATACCATAATATTTGGTCAAATTCAATAGAGGGTTTCAACATAGCTTTGGGTCCGAAATGAGTGGATAACCGTGGTTTGCCATCAACTgcatttcaaatatatatatatatatatatttggtcaAATTCAATGGAGGGTTTCAACATAGTTTATTCGGGTCCGGAATAAGTGAATAACCATGGCTTGTCTTGCCCCTtttctttcaaaataaaaaatatatatattgcttGGTCTGCCCAACATTTATTCCCCGTAATGCCTCTGAATTGGCCAAACTCAATGACTCATTGACCCTTTTGCATGGACATGCAACTACTTGATCGTGTTAATTTACTGGTTTATTTGCCAATTAATTGGAATTCAACAGTGCAAAGTCAAACCTTACTCTAgtcaaattataaaaatcacaaaattaCAATAATTAAGAATGTGAACAGTCTGCAGCTAGCTAGGTCTTTGGTCAATATTAATCAACAAACTCGTTAAATGAGCATACTATACATGCACGCAAGCAACTGTGCAAGCGACTCGTAGGTTTAGCACCACCGACCGCCTAGCGATGTGTCTAACCGAGACATTGAGTACCAATTTGGTACATCTTAACTTTTTTAAAAAGCATCGATAAAAGAAAagtttgggaattttttttgttttgaaaacatCTTGTAAGCAgctatttttttaagttttaagtaaaaaaaaactaaaaacccaaAGCAGCAAAAAATAAGCATAAAAAAAATCGGCTTTTCTTCATCGAGAGGTGGGTGAACAGTGTTGTTTAAATCTGAAATTAGTTGGACAGAGAGCATCCATCGTGGAGAGCACAGAGCGCCTCCAGGTCGTGATTCATGAACAACTATgtgttttctccttctcctccttcagCCTTCTCTTCGAAGCAATCGTTTGCGAGTCTCATTGCCAAACTTTGAAATAAAAAGGAGGAGTAATTTCGCTCCTCTTCTCCGTCAGCCCTAAATACGAAGTTTGAAGTCCCACTCGGAGATTGGTATATATGGAGTCATGGGCAAGCATCGTGCTATTGGAAATGTTTGCACCCTAGCAGTCCAGCAGATACACAATTTGGTGTTGAGCAGATACAATTATTTGTGTCAAAATGTTGTTCATGTAAGATACGATGCAAAGAAACATTTGATACAAATATGATTATGTATGTATAGTTTTCTGATAAGAAGAAATGATGATTGGAGAAACATTtgatacaaataaaattatgtaTGTATAGTTTTCTGACAAGAAATGATGATTGCACATACTAATACAAATCGCAATGATGTGTCTTTCTCCTAAAGTATTGCACCTTGTTTACTTATCTACTGCAATTTACTTTCCTTTCGATTTCCTTTTTACAAATCTTCATACAAATTGCTGCGGGAACATACATGATTAAATGATGACTTGTGAAATTCCAAACATCCTGTTATGAATTAAGGTTGGGTcgaaaaccaaaagaacaaagtatATTAAATAATTGGCCTTTATTGATCAAACAATTaaattaggggtgtgctatccacacacccctttttacttctctcacacttcttgttaatttttgtcctttgatcttcttcaattcatccgatctgacggccgaaaattaaaaaggtgtgagagaagtaaaaatgggtgtatggatatcacatcccttaaaTTAATAGCATATTTAGTATTATGCTTTTTTGGTCATTTTACACAGTTACAGTTGTTTTCatcaaaatttaccaaacattataccattgcttttttttttttttcaaaagtgcTTTTACAAAAATGTTTACTAAACATTCTGCTGCTtcatttcacagctgcttattttcacagcacaATAAATGtagtgttttttttcaaaacacaacaATTCCAAACTAGTCATGAGTGAGAAGAACGAGCACCACAACATTGGGTAACTGCTTGAAAGAAACCAGTTGATGACAGAAATACAATATGGCAGTGAAACCGACCATATAATGGTTGAAATACCTGCATGCTTTCGTCGTGTAAATTATTTTATATGCTAAACGAGTTCGCAGTCACACTCCAAGCTGTAGTGCTTCACCTTTTTGACCTCCGACCGTATGCATATGGCTGCATGAACTACATGATGTTTATGTTTGAAAAATAGACAAGTCTTAACTTTATCAGGCTTTACACATGCAACCGTTTTCTAATCAATTATTACAATTATATTCATATTGGACGAACCGCAAGATTAATAATACAGAAAACGCTCATATTTTATAGTAGCCTCCTTGTAGATATAGAATTCTACTGTAGGGTGGTTCCAAAAagtctaaaaaaaatatgaagacGAAAATAACATTGAAAATTAAACAATAAACTACTAACTTTTCATTCTTAATTTTTGTACAAACTACAAAGACTAAATATGGCCACGACGAGATTTCATAATCTGAAAACATATCATGATTGTTTCAgtcaaaacaagaaaaaatagaTCGATGATGAACCATCCAAAATTGGAGTTGTACTATTCAGAATAAGATCGAAACTATCCAAACTTGGAGTTGAACTATTTGAAATAGGACTATCCAAACTAATTGATGATGATTTTCGCTTGCAATATCATTCCATACTTCTAATTTCTAAACATATCAattgatcaaaacaaaaaaccatatcaattgatgaagcgaaaaatatatatatgaactaaCCAACACATGATCCAAACAATATCAAAAAATCATAACAAATCAACAACAACTATAATCTattatgaatttaaattttccaTTCAATACACATCAATTTTAACCTCTTAATTTAGACTAAAATAGAAAACTTACTTAAATTCAGAAATTACGAGATTAAATGGTGGTCATGGAGACAGGTGGAGGTGTGGAGCAGCTGGTGGTGGCCCGGATGGGTTTAGACTAAAaaaggaattggaattgggaatTACCCAATTGGAGCAGATGGCGGTGGCCTGAGATCGGTTGGGTGGGGTTAGAGGAAAaagggaattggaattgggaatTACCCAATTGGAGAAAGTGAATGCAAAATGGAATTGGATGGAAATCCCGGGTAAGAGGAAAGAGGTatactctatttttttttactaaaaagtGTCCGCTTAATAAGAAAATttgcttttaattattttgttttaaatgaaTTGACTTAAAACGATATTGTTTTGCCCAAGTCATTAtaaaaataggaaaactaatgaaaagagcttgaaaactttgagttttaacgataaggacaaaataaatggtgaagtgaatagtaccatgtttgactttttagtgttaaaatgtggtttttcgttaaagtgaacagtaccgtgggcttttcgttaaaactccctttaaaAATTGAATAGTCACCTTTTCTTTCGCTAATCATTTGTAGAACCTGCACCCGCCGATCCAACGTTGCACTCTTCTCCTCCACCACGCACCCAAAACTTTGGTGTCACAACCACTAATCCGGGCTTCCGGGTGGTCCCTTAAGGCATCCACCACTACTTTCGTCATAAAAGATTTTGGTCCCAACTTGGGTCAGCTATATAGGAATAAACTCCACATTGTAATAAgttataaatttttttggtCCATCTTAAGGAAACTTGCCTACACATAGTAATAATTATCAATAAGTCCAAAAACATGCAATGccaaataaaagtttaagatGAATGAAAATATCTAGCTAAGGTTGTTTGAAAACAGTacattattttttagggtttatgCCACATCTTTGAGCTTGTGGGTACACAATACCACTTCAACATG is drawn from Malus domestica chromosome 14, GDT2T_hap1 and contains these coding sequences:
- the LOC103454832 gene encoding uncharacterized protein is translated as MALASAFLEILRRPTIVEVLGELMMFITPLWIAVVVGVFVGWAWKPKWANLVGRELLDSPITKQKESSSSSSSSQSSSTCIGLIPGLSSLKFQLPSCIPWPADERNPKEALSLPPTTNPDFSSSKIERESSGHVNNEDLRHICQLVEEKDGGPAWIHMMDRSTPTMRYQAWRRDPETGPPQYRSSTIYEDCTPELLRDFFWDDEFRVKWDDMLVHASTLEECPTTGAMLVHWVRKFPFFCSDREYLIGRRIWEAGRTYYCVTKGVPSSAVPRRDKPRRVDLYYSSWCIRAVESKRGDGQLTACEILLYHHEDMGIPWELAKLGVRQGMWGAVKKIEPGLRAYQKERASEAPLSRCAYMAQINTKVSADYLRSVENSTGDSMVVEKSDKLDSSDKPEGKSIPKLLVVGGAIALACSLDRGLLTKAVIFGVARRFAKIGRRF